CTGGTGAACTCCCCGCACAACCCGACCGGCACTGTGTTCACCAGGGCCGAGCTGGCCGCGATCGCCGAGGTCTGCACGGAACACGACCTGATCGCCATCACCGACGAGGTGTACGAGCACCTGGTCTACGACGATGCCGAGCACATCCCGCTGGCCACCCTGCCCGGTATGGCCGAGCGCACGGTGTCCATCTCCAGCGCGGGCAAGACGTTCAACTGCACCGGCTGGAAGATCGGCTGGGTATGCGCGCGGCCGGAGCTGGTCGGCGCGGTCAGGGCGGCCAAACAGTTCCTCACCTTCGTCTCCGGCGGGCCGCTGCAGCCCGCGGTGGCACACGCGCTCGAGCACGAGCTGGACTGGGTGGAACAGCTGCGTACCAGCCTGGCCGGCAAGCGGGACCGGCTCTCGGCCGGCCTCGCCGCGGCCGGGTTCGCCGTCCGGCCGAGCGCGGGCACCTACTTCGTCTGCGCCGATGTCCGCCCGCTCGGCTTTACCGATGCCGCCGAGCTGGCCTGGCAGTTGCCGGAACGGATCGGGGTGGCCGCGGTACCGGTGCACGTGTTCACTGATCATCCGGACGAGTGGAAACACGTGCTGCGCTTCGCATTCTGCAAGCAGGATGATGTCCTGGAAGAGGCCGTCGACCGGCTGCACAAGCTCGGGTGATCACCAGCCCGGCGCGCGGAGGTGGCACTTCTCGGTGTCGTCCCACCCCGGTTGACCAGCGCTTTTGTAAACACTCAGTGATCAACTCGGCGCCCGATGCCACCGAAGCCGGTAAGTCCGTTCCGCCGTACGGGGTGGATCGAACGCGATCGAGGTGAAACACTCCCCACCGATGCTAGAAATAACGCAGCCTCAGGGGGAACTG
The sequence above is drawn from the Amycolatopsis aidingensis genome and encodes:
- a CDS encoding pyridoxal phosphate-dependent aminotransferase, whose translation is MREPVLVPRLRPFTSTIFAEMTALAARTGAVNLGQGFPDTDGPAAMLDAAKNALVSGANQYPPGPGRPELRAAIARHRARYGLEFDPDSEILVTTGATEAIAASLLALTEPGDEVLVIEPYYDSYAAAVAMAGASRRAVPLASDGGRFAMDPAALRAAVTPRTRAILVNSPHNPTGTVFTRAELAAIAEVCTEHDLIAITDEVYEHLVYDDAEHIPLATLPGMAERTVSISSAGKTFNCTGWKIGWVCARPELVGAVRAAKQFLTFVSGGPLQPAVAHALEHELDWVEQLRTSLAGKRDRLSAGLAAAGFAVRPSAGTYFVCADVRPLGFTDAAELAWQLPERIGVAAVPVHVFTDHPDEWKHVLRFAFCKQDDVLEEAVDRLHKLG